The window TGCGAGCGGCTGCACGGTCACAATTATCGTGTCGCTGCGGAAGTGGTAGGGCCGCTGGATGAGAATCACTACGTCGTCGATTTCATCGCAGTCCGCGATGCGCTGCAAAATATCGTCAGCCGACTCGATCATTACACGCTGCTGCCCACTCAGCATCCGCAGATTCGGGTGAATGTGGACGCTCAATCGGTGGAAGTGACATTTGAAGAACGGCGCTGGGTTTTTCCTCGTGGCGATTGCGTGCTGTTGCCGCTGCCCAATACGACCGCGGAGAAACTCGCGGAATACATTGGCCGTCGGCTCATGGATGATTTGCAAATTCGCCTTGGCAAACGGCCCGACGAGGTTTGCGTTGAAATCGACGAGTGCCAGGGACAGATTGGCGTCTGCCGCCTGGCGGGGGAATGATCTGCGAGCAATTCGCCGGCAACGTCGTCAGAATTCATTGGCCCAGGCGGTTCGAGTTGCCGGCCGTGGGAGCTTTGATCCGAGATACGCGATCGACGACCGCTCATTCGTCTGCAATGTTTCGCGGCTTGCTCTTGAGCCACGGCATCAGCAGCGAAGTCGCGCGGCGGAAAACGCCTTGCTCATCCGGGGCGCGAATTTCGTCGGCGATCAGATACGCGCGGACGCTGGCAGTCAGCCGACGAGCTTGCTCAACGACGTCGGCGCGACGGCGGTCGCGGTCTTTAATCAAACCGATACATACATGCACCCGTGTCGTCGCCACGGAGCCGGCGGGTTGGCCAGACAGATTCGTCACCGTCGTGCGTTCTTCTTTGAATTCCAACTCGACCAAAAGTGGCACGGCCCGGTCCGACTCTCGACGCCCGAAGCGAGTTCTGCTCGGATAAACAATCAATTCGACGCGGGCGTCATCGACCGCGGCCACTTCGGCTTGGTGGTCGGAAATGAAGCCGCGCAGCTTTTCCAGCGCCATTCCCAGCGGCACGCGCGTCAGCAGGTGGCGATCGACCAAAGCGCCTGGAGGGGAAGTCCGCCAGAGATCGAAGCGGCGGCGATTTTTCTCGGCACCGCCGGAGAGGCCCGATCCCAATTGCACCACTCGATTGCGGCCGCCGTCTTTGGCCATCAACAGTGCTCGATCGGCGCGGTTGAGCATCGTCTGGGCATCGTCGCCGGCTTGCAACTCCGTGACGCCGAAGCTGGCCGTGCAAAACTTTCCTCCCAGCGACGGCTGAGCAATTGTGCTGAACGCATGCCGAATTTCTTCCGCGCGCACAACCGCAGCCGGGTTGTCGCAGTCGGCGAGCAAGATCACGAACTCTTCGCCGCCGAAGCGGGCCACT of the Pirellulales bacterium genome contains:
- a CDS encoding 6-pyruvoyl tetrahydropterin synthase family protein — translated: MSADFRIRVTKDYLVFSAAHFITFSGNVCERLHGHNYRVAAEVVGPLDENHYVVDFIAVRDALQNIVSRLDHYTLLPTQHPQIRVNVDAQSVEVTFEERRWVFPRGDCVLLPLPNTTAEKLAEYIGRRLMDDLQIRLGKRPDEVCVEIDECQGQIGVCRLAGE